A stretch of the Nematostella vectensis chromosome 1, jaNemVect1.1, whole genome shotgun sequence genome encodes the following:
- the LOC5516353 gene encoding uncharacterized protein LOC5516353 — MGHRRVDLYLFGIIFLALHRPDIATLRTGIPWPYRNSAHYWPMDHQVGLLDMKTNMTGNHNGKANQIHFQGPGNGVLYVNKSVRIVLGTFWDQCVVDPSKCSTPLTVSLWIRYSRRKNENMSSKQFIAGTEAGFRTPGFSIHHVPHQKSQERFIVKVNNGGTVWAGSLNVTSDKWTQMSFTWTNTTGLKLYKNCKNVTGYLAGQAIPWGVGMGKTAPKDHNLYLSKAPGQGRGASRISYDDVAVWYSDLVEDHFILLCSDKVDAPNMQSGCTAGSSWLKVSWVPPAAMYDHVTGYNVWYQYPDTPWEKSFAALPARMRNITSLKPASVVNLRVQNKLLNSYGRISEIVTCKTTKIQTPMPVNVAITATSSRALFVEWDTQKNRKEPLGFLVMYKTYDTDDFIKLDVGPLRHYLISDLSMNTRYDIRLVAYGGKDYKDSSPVDITASTDKDDMRSVLSVSINLISPSALNVSWSPPLDPYAKYWYRVFMQWTQGDRSMMAEIYAGNRSTCVARREQIPFPHTISVMAFVGEVVPPRPIQGPVMNALVSYVTWESSIITWSPPAGFAGKYMIDKYIVTLRSGGVRQSYTTLQTRLKVVGMEQLTTYLVNVLAVNRAGMSPALVEDIEFVTKDRDECADRSAATCDDPDAVVFNQKNCHGSFTRCHGTATCVNTKGSYYCKCGPGFVGNGFLCRVESPGLSDKDFCGPITTQNIKWSRTLKGQTDVTSCPKDVTGVARRKCKEQEPDQDASWDTPDLSECISEWALNIKEQALDPSEAVTSVASKVANLTSVTRVEDIYPGDLYAVVDILGLLSERAGSSRSSVPQASTDFTKAVVQTASNILEAKTINKWSFIPPTKRKRQAGSLMSNLDNVALKMAQSSGSAIAAMPNVVLGVRSVINETAPEGIGFREKSTDGSDEHTGNMVMFPSSELSKGKEPQVATYVSYNRLGELLTSGESERNMTINSAVLSLTLTPLKRKRFKEPVTIILSHVKANRGFGKPSCVFWNMSRLPGFWSNKGCYVNGTNSTHTICKCYHLTGFAILMNVKGDMDAILKGDHRLALSLITYIGIVLSVVTLCIALLTFITFRFLKSSRTFLHKNLSISLILAQLLFLFGVNKTEIKLVCQIIAALLHYLWLASFAWMALEGVMLYLMLVKVFGTKTITNKKRAVFLTFGWGLPAVVVGVSAGIFPQGYSTQYYCWLSMERGFIWSFVGPALGVIAFNFVFMGIAFSVMSKRGGKQRKPSKIRKIRYWAKACTLLTCILGLTWLFGVFYVNSETLFMAYFFTIFNSLQGVFIFLFHCVGDEKVRHEYIRVLCCREKGPVYTSTSKSSKSDSTAKMIKSSETNDSNGIKNMKFIDASAGSSSDGRPVLVMFQRRGQRGSSSRDDDVVSGHSSQRMSGEMNPRDSLASFTSFHQNRNSARYSLVSSEMSDPLVRLQSGTAGLSAVEELPSTTDA; from the exons gtatcccatggCCTTACAGAAACTCAGCACACTATTGGCCGATGGATCATCAAGTCGGACTTCTCGATATGAAAACCAACATGACAGGAAACCACAATGGCAAAGCGAACCAGATACATTTCCAGGGGCCAGGAAACGGAGTTCTTTACGTCAACAAGAGCGTCCGTATAGTTCTAGGGACATTCTGGGACCAGTGTGTTGTGGACCCCTCTAAATGCAGTACCCCGTTGACAGTGTCCCTGTGGATAAGGTACTCTCGTCGAAAGAATGAGAACATGTCCAGTAAGCAGTTCATTGCCGGGACAGAAGCAGGGTTCAGGACCCCTGGGTTCTCAATACACCACGTGCCCCACCAAAAGTCCCAGGAAAGGTTCATCGTCAAGGTAAACAATGGGGGGACCGTCTGGGCAGGGAGCCTTAACGTCACCTCCGACAAATGGACCCAGATGTCGTTCACTTGGACGAATACGACTGGCCTCAAGTTGTACAAGAACTGTAAGAACGTGACCGGCTACCTGGCGGGCCAGGCCATCCCGTGGGGGGTAGGCATGGGGAAGACAGCGCCAAAGGATCATAACCTGTACTTGTCCAAAGCCCCCggtcaggggaggggtgcgtctCGGATTTCGTATGATGACGTAGCTGTGTGGTATAGTGACTTGGTGGAAGACCACTTCATACTTCTGTGCTCCGACAAAGTTG ATGCGCCAAATATGCAGAGTGGTTGTACCGCCGGCAGCAGCTGGCTCAAGGTCTCCTGGGTACCCCCTGCGGCGATgtatgatcacgtgactggaTACAACGTCTGGTACCAGTACCCAGACACTCCATGGGAGAAGTCCTTCGCGGCGCTACCAGCGCGCATGCGCAACATCACGAGCCTTA AACCAGCATCAGTGGTAAATCTGCGTGTTCAGAACAAGCTTCTCAACAGCTACGGGCGAATAAGCGAGATCGTTACCTGCAAGACCACTAAGATTC AGACTCCAATGCCAGTGAATGTCGCTATCACAGCAACGTCTTCGAGAGCCCTTTTCGTCGAGTGGGACACCCAAAAGAATCGCAAAGAGCCGCTGGGATTTCTG GTCATGTACAAGACTTATGACACCGATGACTTCATCAAACTTGACGTTGGTCCGCTCAGGCATTACCTTATCTCCGACTTGTCTATGAATACTCGCTATGATATCCGACTCGTAGCCTACGGCGGCAAGGACTACAAGGACAGCAGCCCAGTAGATATCACTGCCTCCACCGACAAAGATG ACATGCGCTCTGTATTATCCGTCAGCATCAATCTAATCAGTCCTAGTGCCCTGAACGTGAGCTGGTCGCCGCCGCTTGACCCGTACGCGAAGTACTGGTACCGAGTGTTCATGCAGTGGACACAGGGCGACCGCTCGATGATGGCGGAGATATACGCGGGTAACAGGAGCACCTGCGTAGCCCGACGAGAGCAGATCCCTTTCCCGCACACGATCTCTGTCATGGCGTTTGTCGGCGAAGTGGTCCCACCGAGGCCTATTCAAG GGCCAGTCATGAACGCCTTGGTGAGTTACGTCACATGGGAATCGTCAATAATCACGTGGTCGCCACCCGCGGGGTTTGCCGGGAAATACATGATAGACAAGTACATAGTTACGCTGAGATCCGGGGGAGTTCGGCAGAGCTACACCACCTTACAAACCAGGCTAAAAGTAGTGGGCATGGAACAACTAACGACATACTTAGTGAACGTGTTAGCGGTGAACCGGGCAGGAATGAGTCCAGCCTTGGTGGAAGACATCGAGTTTGTCACGAAAG ATCGCGATGAATGTGCCGACCGCTCTGCCGCCACGTGTGACGACCCGGACGCTGTTGTGTTTA ATCAAAAGAACTGCCATGGAAGCTTTACCCGTTGTCATGGTACCGCCACCTGTGTCAACACTAAGGGTTCATACTATTGCAAGTGCGGACCAGGTTTTGTGGGGAATGGCTTTCTATGTAGAG TAGAATCCCCCGGTCTCAGTGACAAAGACTTCTGCGGTCCAATTACAACGCAAAACATCAAGTGGTCACGCACTCTGAAGGGTCAGACGGACGTGACAAGCTGCCCTAAAGACGTCACGG GTGTTGCAAGAAGAAAGTGCAAAGAGCAAGAGCCGGATCAGGATGCATCATGGGATACACCGGATCTGAGCGAATGCATTTCGGAGTGGGCTTTGAATATCAAAGAGCAG GCTCTGGACCCCAGCGAAGCGGTGACATCTGTAGCATCCAAGGTGGCGAATCTCACGAGTGTGACGAGGGTCGAGGATATCTATCCCGGTGATCTGTACGCTGTCGTGGACATTCTTGGACTTCTCTCAGAAAGGGCGGGGTCAAGTAGGAGCTCTGTCCCACAGGCGTCTACAGACTTTACTAAG GCAGTTGTGCAAACGGCGAGCAACATCCTGGAAGCTAAAACGATCAACAAGTGGTCCTTTATACCACCG ACAAAGCGCAAGCGTCAGGCGGGATCTTTGATGAGCAACCTTGACAATGTGGCACTAAAGATGGCTCAGTCTTCAGGAAGTGCAATCGCCGCTATGCCTAATGTCG TTCTGGGTGTGCGCTCGGTTATCAATGAAACTGCGCCAGAAGGGATCGGTTTCCGAGAAAAGTCAACGGACGGGAGTGATGAGCATACAGGCAACATGGTCATGTTTCCGTCTTCAGAGCTGAGCAAAG GTAAAGAGCCACAGGTGGCTACCTACGTGTCGTACAACCGACTTGGGGAACTTCTCACAAGTGGGGAGTCAGAAAG GAACATGACTATTAACTCCGCTGTGTTATCACTGACGCTCACCCCACTCAAGAGAAAAAGATTTAAGGAGCCCGTCACTATTATTCTCAGTCACGTCAAG GCTAACCGAGGATTCGGGAAACCCTCCTGCGTGTTCTGGAACATGTCGCG GTTGCCTGGGTTTTGGTCCAACAAGGGTTGCTATGTGAACGGGACCAACAGCACTCACACGATATGCAAGTGCTACCATCTGACAGGGTTTGCCATCCTCATGAACGTCAAGGGAGACATGGACGCGATACTCAAG GGTGATCACCGCCTTGCTCTCTCGCTGATAACGTATATCGGCATCGTACTGTCCGTGGTCACTCTATGCATCGCGCTACTCACCTTCATCACGTTCAG GTTTTTGAAGTCTTCCCGAACATTTCTACACAAGAACCTATCGATATCACTCATTCTAGCGCAGCTACTCTTTCTGTTTGGAGTCAACAAAACAGAAATCAAG CTTGTATGTCAAATCATAGCGGCCCTGCTTCACTACCTGTGGCTTGCCTCGTTCGCATGGATGGCCCTAGAGGGGGTCATGCTCTACCTCATGTTGGTCAAGGTGTTCGGTACGAAGACGATCACGAACAAGAAAAGAGCTGTCTTCCTCACCTTCGGATGGG GTCTGCCTGCTGTGGTTGTTGGTGTCTCCGCAGGGATTTTTCCACAAGGATATAGTACACAGTATTA ttgcTGGCTCTCTATGGAGCGTGGCTTCATCTGGTCGTTTGTTGGGCCTGCTTTGGGTGTAATCGCC tttaactTCGTGTTTATGGGCATCGCGTTCAGCGTTATGTCAAAGCGAGGTGGAAAGCAACGTAAACCGAGCAAGATACGCAAGATAAG GTACTGGGCTAAGGCGTGTACCCTCTTGACGTGTATTCTCGGCCTCACCTGGCTGTTCGGGGTGTTTTACGTCAATAGCGAGACCCTGTTTATGGCGTACTTCTTCACAATCTTCAACTCCCTGCAG GGCGTATTTATCTTCTTGTTTCACTGCGTTGGCGACGAAAAG GTTCGTCATGAGTACATCCGAGTTCTTTGTTGTCGGGAGAAAGGACCAGTGTACACGAGCACATCCAAGTCCAGCAAATCCGACTCGACCGCAAAGATGATCAAGTCCTCTGAGACTAATGATTCTAATGGCATCAAGAATATGAAGTTCATAGATGCTTCCGCT GGAAGCAGTTCGGACGGACGCCCAGTGCTTGTTATGTTCCAaagaagag GACAGCGTGGCTCCTCTAGTCGAGACGATGATGTGGTCAGCGGTCATAGCAGCCAGCGCATGAGCGGTGAAATGAATCCGCGCGACAGTTTAGCAAGCTTTACCAGTTTTCATCAG aatCGTAACAGCGCGCGGTATTCCCTAGTGTCCAGCGAGATGTCAGACCCTTTGGTGCGCCTGCAGTCAGGCACAGCTGGCCTGTCAGCGGTGGAAGAACTTCCCAGTACAACAGACGCGTGA
- the LOC125567925 gene encoding uncharacterized protein LOC125567925 gives MACSQPELTTANAAGLVNVTAEDKSDSVTNDEEYSIEKDESGVINMELEEDEPIDEEEQFAKTMEAMACFVFFQGRSMEEIRQTEVELGPLWAIVVAFRD, from the coding sequence ATGGCTTGTAGCCAGCCTGAGTTGACGACAGCAAATGCTGCTGGTCTTGTCAATGTCACAGCTGAGGACAAATCCGACTCTGTTACCAATGACGAGGAGTACAGCATTGAAAAGGATGAATCGGGCGTGATCAACATGGAACTCGAAGAGGACGAGCCAATTGACGAGGAAGAACAGTTCGCCAAGACAATGGAAGCTATGGCGTGCTTCGTGTTCTTTCAGGGAAGGAGTATGGAAGAGATCAGGCAGACTGAGGTGGAGCTGGGCCCCCTGTGGGCGATTGTCGTGGCGTTTAGGGACTAG